A genomic window from Flavobacterium azooxidireducens includes:
- a CDS encoding BtrH N-terminal domain-containing protein — METNFIHHQSAHCENGVASNLLKHQGINISEPMVFGIGSGILFFYLPILKVNHAPAISYRPMPGFIFNRAAKRLGIKVKRIKFSNEKSAQIALEENLKNNIPTGLQVGVYNLTYFPDEYRFHFNAHNLVVYGKKDNHFLISDPVMETVTTLTEAELEKVRFAKGALAPKGQMYYPIHIPTEIDWEGAIKKGIKNTCREMLAPIPIVGVKGIRMVARSIPKWADKKGNKIANHYLAQMVRMQEEIGTGGGGFRFIYAAFLQEAAPILKNEKLYELSKEMTRIGDLWRDFAVNASRVYKNRSSQTDVYNSLSKELLHIADLEENFFKTLKKAI; from the coding sequence ATGGAAACAAATTTTATTCATCATCAATCCGCTCATTGCGAAAATGGTGTTGCTTCCAATCTCTTGAAGCATCAAGGAATTAATATTAGCGAACCAATGGTTTTTGGAATTGGTTCCGGAATCTTGTTTTTCTATCTTCCAATTTTAAAAGTCAATCATGCTCCGGCAATTAGTTATAGACCAATGCCCGGTTTTATTTTTAACAGAGCTGCCAAAAGACTCGGAATAAAAGTAAAACGCATTAAATTTTCAAACGAAAAAAGTGCTCAAATTGCATTAGAAGAAAATTTAAAAAACAATATTCCAACCGGACTTCAAGTTGGGGTTTATAACTTAACTTATTTTCCTGACGAATATCGTTTTCACTTTAATGCTCACAATTTAGTGGTTTACGGTAAAAAGGACAATCACTTTTTAATTAGTGATCCAGTAATGGAAACCGTAACCACATTAACAGAAGCTGAACTGGAAAAAGTACGTTTTGCCAAAGGTGCATTAGCTCCAAAAGGACAAATGTATTATCCCATTCATATTCCCACAGAAATTGATTGGGAGGGAGCCATTAAAAAAGGAATCAAAAATACCTGCCGTGAAATGTTGGCACCAATTCCGATTGTGGGTGTAAAAGGAATCCGAATGGTCGCCAGAAGCATTCCAAAATGGGCCGATAAAAAAGGAAATAAAATAGCCAACCATTACCTTGCTCAAATGGTTCGTATGCAGGAAGAAATTGGCACCGGAGGTGGAGGTTTTCGTTTTATTTATGCCGCTTTTTTACAAGAAGCTGCTCCAATTCTAAAAAATGAAAAATTGTATGAACTTTCCAAAGAAATGACTAGAATTGGTGATTTGTGGAGAGATTTTGCTGTGAATGCTTCCCGAGTTTATAAAAACAGAAGTAGTCAAACAGATGTTTATAACAGTCTTTCAAAAGAACTTTTGCACATTGCCGATTTAGAAGAAAATTTCTTTAAAACGCTTAAAAAAGCAATTTAA
- a CDS encoding WG repeat-containing protein has protein sequence MKKLTLLVVLFAQFITAQELALVKQGDKYGYISKNGEYAILPNFKDAKNFSDGLAAALDNGNWGFINSKGEWVIPATFTKVKYFNSGLCLVEKEKRWFYIDKTGKEIQMPASEKLYDFEDGVAFIRQGENVGLINPKGEVILQPKYQVIKSFEGNYARVKNNDKWGIIDKSGKEVVNTEYDEIGNYHKNTTWARKGEAFGLVKANAFKQVEGADKIWDFHSDDLTYARKNKKMGFIDLNGNWVIEPKYDKVRAFSKSLAPVLEGKKWGYINTKGEFVVQPMYDDAEVFSADGLAAVKSKDWGFVDTTGKLVIPTNYQITAVGFSMFNSEDKGFVNGLARVKANKKWCFLKPDGSILGNQYFDNAELFQK, from the coding sequence ATGAAAAAGCTTACTCTTTTAGTAGTGTTGTTTGCTCAATTTATAACAGCACAAGAACTTGCTTTAGTGAAGCAAGGTGACAAATATGGTTACATCTCTAAAAATGGAGAATATGCCATTTTACCTAATTTTAAAGATGCTAAAAATTTTTCCGATGGATTGGCTGCCGCTTTAGACAACGGGAATTGGGGATTTATTAATTCAAAAGGAGAATGGGTTATTCCGGCTACTTTTACCAAAGTAAAATATTTTAATAGCGGACTTTGTCTGGTTGAAAAAGAAAAAAGATGGTTCTATATCGATAAAACCGGAAAAGAAATACAAATGCCGGCATCCGAAAAATTGTATGATTTTGAAGATGGTGTGGCATTCATCCGTCAAGGAGAAAATGTAGGTTTGATTAATCCAAAAGGTGAAGTGATTCTACAACCAAAATACCAAGTAATAAAATCTTTTGAAGGAAACTACGCCCGTGTGAAAAATAACGACAAATGGGGAATTATTGACAAATCCGGCAAAGAAGTAGTAAATACAGAATATGACGAAATTGGGAATTATCATAAAAACACAACTTGGGCTAGAAAAGGAGAAGCGTTTGGATTAGTAAAGGCAAATGCATTCAAACAAGTGGAAGGAGCCGATAAAATTTGGGATTTCCATTCGGATGATTTAACCTACGCTAGAAAAAATAAAAAAATGGGCTTCATCGATTTAAATGGCAATTGGGTAATCGAACCAAAATATGATAAAGTTAGAGCTTTTTCAAAATCATTAGCTCCTGTTTTAGAAGGAAAAAAATGGGGCTACATCAATACCAAAGGTGAGTTTGTAGTTCAACCGATGTATGATGATGCCGAAGTTTTTTCTGCAGATGGTTTAGCCGCCGTAAAATCAAAAGATTGGGGATTTGTTGATACAACCGGAAAATTAGTAATTCCAACAAATTATCAAATTACCGCTGTTGGTTTTAGCATGTTTAATAGCGAAGATAAAGGATTTGTAAATGGTTTAGCAAGAGTAAAAGCAAACAAGAAATGGTGTTTTCTAAAACCTGACGGATCAATTTTAGGAAATCAATATTTTGATAACGCCGAACTTTTTCAAAAATAA
- the fabG gene encoding 3-oxoacyl-ACP reductase FabG, whose protein sequence is MKCALVTGGSRGIGSAICQKLAEESNYHILINYHSNKEAAEKTLQEVISKGATGEIIQFNVSDAQAVTAALTDWQEKNPEAIVEVIVNNAGITKDGLFMWMTHDDWSNVVNTSLNGFFNVTNFFIQKMLRNKYGRIVNMASVSGVKGTAGQTNYSAAKGAIVAATKALAQEVAKRNITVNAVAPGFIRTDMTSSLDEKDLVKLVPANRFGEAEEVADLVSFLVSKKAGYITGEVININGGIYS, encoded by the coding sequence ATGAAGTGTGCATTAGTAACCGGTGGTTCAAGAGGAATTGGTAGTGCAATTTGCCAAAAATTAGCAGAAGAAAGCAATTACCACATTCTCATCAATTACCACAGTAATAAAGAAGCTGCCGAAAAAACGCTTCAAGAAGTAATCAGCAAAGGAGCAACAGGAGAGATTATTCAATTTAATGTTTCCGATGCTCAGGCAGTTACTGCTGCTCTAACAGATTGGCAGGAAAAAAATCCGGAAGCCATTGTAGAAGTTATCGTAAATAACGCCGGAATCACAAAAGACGGTCTTTTTATGTGGATGACGCACGATGATTGGAGCAATGTGGTAAACACTAGCTTAAACGGGTTTTTTAACGTAACAAACTTCTTTATCCAAAAAATGCTTCGCAATAAATACGGTCGAATTGTAAATATGGCTTCAGTTTCCGGTGTAAAAGGAACTGCCGGTCAAACCAATTATTCTGCCGCAAAAGGAGCAATCGTAGCTGCTACAAAAGCATTGGCTCAAGAAGTAGCTAAACGAAATATTACAGTGAACGCAGTAGCTCCGGGATTCATTCGTACAGACATGACAAGTTCGCTTGACGAAAAAGATTTAGTTAAACTAGTGCCTGCCAACCGCTTTGGTGAGGCAGAAGAAGTGGCCGATTTAGTGAGCTTTTTAGTTTCTAAAAAAGCAGGATACATTACAGGTGAAGTAATTAATATTAATGGTGGGATATATTCTTAA
- a CDS encoding beta-ketoacyl-[acyl-carrier-protein] synthase family protein: MDRRVVITGMGIYSCIGTSLDEVKQSLYEGKSGIVFDQERKDFGFRSALTGKVPRPDLKALLTRRQRISIGEETEYAYMATIEALRNANIDDSFFDTNEVGILYGNDSVSMAIIEATDIIREKKDTTLIGSGAIFKSMNSTVTMNLSTIFRLRGINLTVSAACASGSHSIGLGYHLIKSGLQDTIICGGAQEINKYAMSSFDGLGVFSLDEANPSKASRPFDASRDGLVPSGGGATLILESYESAVKRGAPIIAEVIGYGFSSNGGHISTPNVDGPSTAMKRAMKQANVTPDQIDYINAHATSTPVGDGNEAKAIFEIFGENNTPVSSTKSMTGHECWMAGASEVIYSILMMQHSFIAPNINFENPDEDSAKLNIVKSTINSKINIFLSNSFGFGGTNSALVVKKV, from the coding sequence ATGGATAGAAGAGTCGTTATTACCGGAATGGGAATTTATTCCTGCATTGGAACTTCGTTAGACGAAGTAAAACAATCGCTCTATGAAGGTAAATCAGGAATTGTTTTTGACCAAGAAAGAAAAGATTTCGGATTTCGTTCAGCCTTAACCGGAAAAGTTCCTAGACCCGATTTGAAAGCTTTGCTTACACGTAGACAGCGAATCAGCATTGGTGAAGAAACCGAATATGCCTACATGGCAACCATTGAAGCTTTGCGAAATGCAAATATCGATGACAGTTTTTTTGACACAAACGAAGTCGGAATTCTCTACGGAAATGACAGTGTTTCCATGGCAATTATTGAAGCAACTGATATAATTAGAGAGAAAAAAGATACAACTTTAATTGGTTCAGGTGCAATTTTTAAATCGATGAATTCTACTGTAACAATGAATTTATCTACGATTTTCAGATTGCGAGGAATCAATTTAACCGTAAGTGCAGCTTGTGCAAGTGGTTCGCATTCAATTGGATTGGGTTATCATTTGATAAAAAGTGGTTTACAAGACACCATTATTTGCGGTGGAGCTCAAGAAATAAACAAATATGCCATGTCGAGTTTTGATGGATTAGGTGTTTTTTCTCTTGACGAAGCAAATCCATCCAAAGCATCCAGACCATTTGACGCTTCTCGCGATGGATTAGTACCAAGCGGTGGCGGGGCAACTTTAATTTTAGAAAGCTATGAATCGGCCGTAAAACGAGGAGCTCCAATCATTGCCGAAGTAATCGGTTACGGATTTTCTTCTAATGGAGGTCATATTTCTACACCAAACGTTGATGGACCTTCCACAGCTATGAAACGTGCGATGAAACAAGCAAACGTTACACCCGATCAAATAGATTATATCAATGCTCACGCCACTTCAACTCCTGTTGGAGACGGTAATGAGGCCAAAGCAATTTTTGAAATTTTTGGAGAAAATAATACGCCTGTAAGTTCTACAAAATCAATGACAGGTCACGAATGTTGGATGGCCGGAGCCAGTGAAGTAATCTATTCTATCCTCATGATGCAACATTCTTTTATTGCTCCAAACATCAATTTTGAAAATCCCGACGAAGATTCTGCAAAATTAAATATTGTGAAAAGTACAATAAATTCAAAAATTAATATATTTTTGTCGAATTCCTTCGGATTCGGGGGAACAAATTCAGCACTTGTAGTTAAAAAAGTATAA
- a CDS encoding beta-ketoacyl-ACP synthase III: protein MFEVYITKSGKFLPNKAVSNDEMESFLGLINNSASKARKIILRKNGIVSRYYALDENSIPTHTNAELTNLAIETLYDDSFKSTDVEVLSCGTSTPDNLLPSHAAMVHGLMKNKSVELNSSSGVCNAGMNSLKFGFLSVKSGNSKNAICTGSERVSTWLLADKYEAEIVHEQSIEEHPILAFKKDFLRWMLSDGAAAFLLENKPKGENPLKIEWMEAFSYAHELEACMYAGGDKLENGEIRPWSDFHSNEWLEESIFAIKQDVKLLDKYILEKGAESMKAALDKNNINPDEITYFLPHVSSHYFVDKLAKSLAERGVEIPMEKWFMNLKDVGNVGSASIYLMVEEIMNSGKLKKGDKLLLSVPESGRFSYAYAYLTVC from the coding sequence ATGTTTGAAGTTTACATAACAAAATCTGGAAAATTTTTGCCAAACAAAGCTGTTTCTAATGACGAAATGGAATCTTTTTTGGGTTTAATTAATAATTCCGCTTCAAAAGCAAGAAAAATAATTCTTCGTAAAAACGGGATTGTTTCAAGATATTATGCTTTAGATGAAAATAGTATTCCAACACATACAAATGCTGAGTTAACAAATTTAGCAATAGAAACGCTGTATGATGATTCATTTAAATCAACAGATGTCGAAGTGCTTTCTTGCGGAACATCTACTCCGGATAACTTATTGCCATCTCATGCAGCAATGGTTCACGGTTTGATGAAAAATAAATCGGTAGAATTAAATTCATCTTCCGGAGTATGTAATGCCGGAATGAATTCGTTGAAGTTTGGGTTTCTTTCTGTCAAATCCGGAAATTCAAAAAATGCCATTTGTACTGGTTCAGAAAGAGTTTCAACATGGTTGCTTGCTGATAAATATGAAGCAGAAATTGTGCATGAGCAAAGCATTGAAGAACATCCCATTTTAGCATTTAAAAAAGATTTTCTTCGTTGGATGTTGTCCGATGGAGCCGCTGCTTTTTTATTAGAAAATAAACCAAAAGGCGAAAATCCATTAAAAATTGAATGGATGGAAGCTTTCTCATACGCTCATGAATTGGAAGCATGTATGTATGCCGGTGGCGATAAATTAGAAAATGGAGAAATCAGACCATGGAGTGATTTTCATTCAAATGAATGGTTAGAAGAGTCGATTTTTGCTATCAAACAAGATGTAAAATTATTAGATAAATATATTTTGGAAAAAGGAGCAGAAAGTATGAAAGCTGCTTTGGACAAAAATAATATCAATCCGGATGAAATAACCTATTTTCTTCCACACGTTTCTTCGCATTATTTTGTGGATAAATTGGCAAAATCATTAGCCGAAAGAGGAGTGGAAATTCCGATGGAAAAATGGTTTATGAATTTAAAAGATGTAGGAAATGTTGGTTCTGCTTCCATTTATTTGATGGTGGAAGAAATCATGAATTCCGGAAAATTGAAAAAAGGAGATAAATTATTGCTTTCAGTTCCTGAGAGTGGTCGTTTTTCGTATGCTTATGCCTATTTAACTGTTTGCTAA
- a CDS encoding LpxL/LpxP family acyltransferase produces MSKWDGKSRGTLLGYKIFVFCIKKLGIKASYFVLYFVASYYFLFLKKSNQAIGYYFKNRLGYSNFKTKIAVFKSYFTFGQTIIDKTAISVGLRHRFTYEFDGIDVLKNLLAQKKGGVLISAHIGNFEIAEHFFADIDLDCQINLVTTDLEHTIIKEYLDGIAHKSSIKFIFVKEDMSHIFDINNALANNELICFTGDRYFQGTKCLTEEMLGKEANFPAGPFLIASRLKVPVVFVYVMKENNLHYHLYAREAHAKYRDEKGLLKTYIESVESMLKKYPLQWFNYFDFWDDIKSN; encoded by the coding sequence ATGAGCAAGTGGGACGGAAAATCGAGAGGAACACTACTGGGTTATAAAATTTTTGTTTTTTGTATAAAGAAGTTAGGAATTAAAGCATCATATTTTGTGCTTTACTTCGTAGCTTCTTACTATTTTCTATTTCTAAAGAAAAGCAATCAAGCCATTGGTTATTATTTCAAAAACAGATTAGGTTATTCGAACTTTAAAACCAAAATTGCTGTTTTTAAAAGTTATTTCACTTTTGGTCAAACAATCATCGATAAAACCGCCATCTCTGTCGGACTTCGTCATCGATTTACCTATGAATTTGATGGAATTGATGTGCTGAAAAATCTCTTAGCTCAAAAAAAAGGAGGAGTGCTTATTAGTGCTCACATTGGAAATTTTGAAATTGCAGAACATTTTTTTGCAGACATCGACTTAGATTGTCAAATAAATCTGGTTACCACAGACTTAGAGCATACCATCATCAAAGAATATTTAGATGGAATTGCTCATAAATCTTCCATAAAATTTATTTTTGTAAAAGAAGATATGTCGCATATCTTTGATATTAATAATGCTTTGGCAAACAATGAATTAATTTGTTTCACAGGCGATCGCTATTTTCAAGGAACAAAATGTTTAACGGAAGAAATGCTCGGCAAAGAAGCAAATTTTCCGGCAGGACCTTTTTTAATCGCATCCAGATTGAAAGTTCCTGTAGTTTTTGTTTATGTAATGAAAGAAAATAACCTGCATTATCACCTTTATGCCAGAGAAGCACACGCAAAATACCGAGACGAAAAAGGATTGCTCAAAACATACATAGAAAGTGTGGAATCTATGCTAAAAAAGTATCCGTTGCAATGGTTTAATTATTTTGATTTTTGGGATGATATAAAAAGTAACTAA
- a CDS encoding phytoene desaturase family protein: protein MEEFDSIIIGSGAGGLTTALCLARAGQKVLVLEQHDVPGGWCHSFTLNGQRFSPGVHYIGLLGEGQSTNQLYKSLGIANDLIFFRMNKNGYDHCHIGDYRFDYPAGIENLKNKLASEFPHEAKNIKEYLSLIEKVNYELQLIPKLKGLWQKITVPFRTKHFGKFALFSLKRVIDWHIKDPMVKAILNAQCGDHGLPPNRASFPVHCSVMNHYFEGGYYPMGGGGGIVKAMTTKIKSFGGVIKTQQKVCKILLENKKAIGVELQDGKRFYAKNIISNADPSTTFLKFIGKENCSKKLLKRLDKTRYSVTSLILFLTVDIDVTLFGIDSGNIWKFKNEDIDGHFEILTKGNITDGDEFPALFMSCTTLKDPVSFNGRYHNFEIVTYVDFDSFKQFNQDDYHTPEYEVFKNKVIEKFLNTIETIIPPIRQHIVQAELGTPKTNQFYINSTRGNVYGTEKTLRQIGPFAYKNQTEFENLYLCGASTLSHGVTGASYSGLESAARILNCKSTDFLIEDESQKITIFDAEDSSTWNEYVLAKREDKIRTFKEVKI, encoded by the coding sequence ATGGAAGAATTTGATTCAATCATTATTGGTTCAGGAGCCGGCGGATTAACAACTGCTCTTTGTTTAGCTCGTGCCGGTCAAAAAGTTTTAGTGTTAGAACAACACGATGTTCCCGGCGGGTGGTGTCATAGTTTTACGTTAAACGGTCAACGTTTCAGCCCCGGAGTTCATTATATAGGATTATTGGGCGAAGGTCAATCTACCAACCAACTCTACAAAAGTCTAGGCATTGCCAATGATCTGATTTTTTTCAGAATGAATAAAAATGGTTACGATCATTGCCACATTGGTGATTATCGATTTGATTATCCGGCTGGTATTGAAAATCTTAAAAATAAACTCGCTTCGGAATTTCCTCATGAAGCAAAAAATATCAAAGAATACCTTTCGTTAATTGAAAAAGTGAACTACGAACTTCAGCTAATTCCCAAATTAAAAGGGCTTTGGCAAAAAATAACGGTTCCTTTTCGCACGAAGCATTTTGGAAAATTTGCTTTATTTTCCCTAAAAAGAGTTATTGACTGGCATATAAAAGATCCGATGGTTAAAGCAATTTTAAATGCTCAATGTGGCGATCACGGACTTCCTCCAAACAGAGCAAGTTTTCCCGTTCATTGTTCGGTTATGAATCATTATTTTGAAGGAGGTTATTATCCGATGGGCGGCGGTGGTGGAATCGTAAAAGCCATGACAACCAAAATTAAAAGTTTTGGCGGAGTAATTAAAACACAGCAAAAAGTCTGCAAAATTTTACTCGAAAATAAAAAAGCAATTGGTGTAGAATTGCAAGATGGAAAACGTTTTTATGCTAAAAATATCATTTCAAATGCAGATCCATCGACTACTTTTTTAAAATTTATCGGAAAAGAAAATTGCAGTAAAAAATTACTCAAAAGACTTGATAAAACTCGCTATTCTGTAACTTCATTGATTTTGTTTTTAACGGTAGATATTGATGTTACTCTTTTTGGTATTGATTCCGGAAATATCTGGAAATTTAAAAATGAAGATATCGACGGACATTTTGAAATCCTTACCAAAGGAAACATTACTGATGGCGATGAATTTCCTGCTCTGTTTATGAGTTGCACAACACTCAAGGATCCGGTAAGTTTTAACGGAAGATACCATAATTTTGAAATTGTGACGTATGTTGATTTTGATAGTTTCAAACAATTTAATCAAGATGATTACCACACACCGGAATACGAAGTGTTTAAAAATAAAGTCATCGAGAAATTTCTAAATACGATAGAAACTATAATTCCGCCTATTCGTCAACATATCGTGCAAGCCGAATTGGGAACTCCTAAAACAAACCAATTTTACATCAACAGCACCAGAGGAAATGTATACGGTACCGAAAAAACATTACGACAAATAGGCCCTTTTGCCTATAAAAATCAAACCGAATTTGAAAATCTCTATTTGTGCGGAGCTAGTACTTTATCACACGGTGTAACAGGTGCAAGTTATTCGGGTTTAGAATCCGCCGCAAGAATATTAAACTGCAAATCAACTGATTTTCTCATAGAAGATGAATCGCAAAAAATAACCATTTTTGATGCTGAAGATTCTTCCACTTGGAATGAGTATGTGTTAGCCAAACGAGAAGATAAAATCAGGACTTTTAAAGAAGTAAAAATTTAA
- a CDS encoding acyl carrier protein: MNKADIIETINGFLVEEFEVDGDTISPEANLKDTLGLDSLDYVDLVVTIESNFGVKLGEADFVGIATFQNFYDLIENKIKVKEKV; this comes from the coding sequence ATGAATAAAGCAGATATTATTGAAACTATCAATGGTTTCTTAGTAGAGGAGTTTGAGGTGGATGGAGATACAATTTCTCCCGAAGCAAATTTAAAAGACACACTTGGATTAGATAGTTTGGATTATGTGGATTTGGTTGTTACAATCGAATCTAATTTTGGTGTAAAGCTAGGCGAAGCAGACTTTGTGGGAATAGCTACCTTCCAAAACTTTTATGATTTAATTGAAAATAAGATTAAAGTAAAAGAAAAAGTATAA
- a CDS encoding ABC transporter permease produces MQPLENLIEIQNYLPHRAPMLMVDYIVEFNEDEVVTVFEIKKDNLFVVNSFFLEIGLIENAAQTCSSIVAKSYFIDDNHNEKEDVSVVGFISGIKKLQVHSLPQVGNTIQTKAALISRFDADEYKICSMKCTTYFETELLFEAELNLFIQKTNQ; encoded by the coding sequence ATGCAACCGCTGGAAAATTTAATCGAAATACAAAATTATCTACCGCATCGTGCACCGATGTTGATGGTTGATTATATTGTTGAGTTTAATGAAGATGAGGTTGTGACAGTTTTTGAAATTAAAAAGGATAATCTTTTTGTTGTGAATTCTTTTTTTTTAGAAATTGGATTAATTGAAAATGCGGCTCAAACCTGCTCCTCAATTGTTGCAAAATCCTATTTTATTGATGATAATCACAATGAAAAAGAAGATGTTAGTGTAGTTGGTTTTATCAGCGGAATAAAAAAATTGCAAGTTCATTCCTTACCACAAGTTGGAAATACTATTCAAACCAAAGCAGCTCTAATCTCTAGATTTGATGCCGACGAATACAAAATATGCAGTATGAAATGTACCACTTATTTTGAAACAGAATTACTCTTTGAAGCCGAGTTGAACCTCTTTATCCAGAAAACGAATCAATGA
- a CDS encoding ABC transporter ATP-binding protein: MKKSIIHIEQLFKKYKDADDFSINNLNLVIEEKEIFGLLGPNGAGKTTLLSILCGLIKPTSGKFSINELTYQKNATEIKKLMGVVPQEYALYPTLTARENLLYFGSMYGLKGKELKSKVEQSLDHLGLLKFADKKVETFSGGMKRRVNLIAGILHNPLILFLDEPTVGVDVQSKNVIIDYLKELNSKGTTIIYTSHHLVEAQDFCTQIAIIDRGKIFAQGTPKQLIAETENASNLEDVFISLTGKELRDVI, from the coding sequence ATGAAAAAATCCATAATTCATATCGAACAGCTTTTTAAAAAGTATAAAGATGCCGATGATTTTTCTATAAATAATCTAAATTTAGTTATTGAAGAAAAAGAAATCTTTGGGTTATTGGGACCAAACGGAGCAGGAAAAACTACGTTGCTTTCCATTCTTTGCGGATTAATCAAACCTACTTCAGGGAAATTTTCCATCAACGAATTAACCTATCAAAAAAACGCAACAGAAATTAAAAAATTAATGGGCGTTGTTCCGCAAGAATACGCATTATATCCAACCCTGACAGCAAGAGAAAATTTGTTGTATTTTGGAAGTATGTATGGGTTAAAAGGAAAAGAATTAAAGTCAAAAGTGGAACAATCGTTGGATCATTTAGGTTTATTGAAATTTGCCGATAAAAAAGTAGAAACTTTCTCAGGCGGAATGAAAAGGCGAGTAAACCTGATTGCCGGAATTTTGCACAATCCGTTGATTTTATTTTTAGATGAACCAACCGTTGGAGTAGATGTTCAATCTAAAAATGTAATTATCGATTACCTGAAAGAACTTAATTCTAAAGGGACAACTATCATTTATACTTCTCATCATTTAGTTGAAGCTCAAGATTTTTGTACGCAAATTGCCATAATCGACCGCGGTAAAATTTTTGCACAAGGAACGCCAAAGCAATTGATTGCCGAAACTGAAAATGCTTCCAATTTAGAAGACGTTTTTATTTCATTAACCGGAAAAGAACTTCGCGATGTTATATAA
- a CDS encoding dialkylrecorsinol condensing enzyme DarA has product MKNVIVIYYTQSGQLAEIAQNIAKPLLNDEEISVTFYNIEMEKPFPFPWPKADFFDAFPESFLQIPAPIHQPSHEILSKKYDLVILAYQVWYLTPSIPINSFLKSDFGQQILKDTPVVTVIGARNMWIMAQEKMKISLKNANAKLVGNIALVDRHINHISVITIVHWMFTGKKTKYLGFFPKPGVSDEEISNSSKFGEIIVKHLKINQFESLQKELVANDAVEIRPFLIEMDKKANKMFTKWANFIITKTDSRPTWLKFFNLYLFVAIWIISPIVYILHLFSIPFKTNQIKKEKTYFKGV; this is encoded by the coding sequence ATGAAAAACGTTATTGTAATCTATTACACGCAATCTGGTCAATTAGCAGAAATTGCCCAAAATATAGCCAAACCACTCTTGAATGACGAAGAGATTTCGGTTACTTTTTATAACATTGAAATGGAAAAACCTTTTCCTTTTCCATGGCCTAAAGCTGATTTTTTTGATGCTTTTCCCGAATCTTTTTTGCAAATACCGGCACCTATTCATCAACCTTCTCATGAAATTTTAAGTAAAAAATATGATTTGGTTATTTTGGCTTATCAAGTTTGGTATCTAACACCTTCTATTCCAATTAATTCATTTTTAAAAAGTGATTTTGGTCAGCAAATCCTGAAAGATACTCCGGTAGTTACTGTAATTGGTGCCAGAAACATGTGGATAATGGCTCAGGAAAAAATGAAAATTAGTTTAAAAAACGCAAATGCTAAATTAGTCGGAAATATTGCTTTGGTTGACAGACATATCAATCACATTAGCGTTATCACCATCGTGCATTGGATGTTTACCGGAAAAAAAACAAAATATTTAGGTTTTTTTCCTAAACCAGGAGTTTCAGATGAAGAAATTTCAAATTCATCAAAATTTGGAGAAATCATCGTAAAACATTTAAAAATAAATCAATTTGAATCACTTCAAAAAGAGCTTGTTGCCAATGATGCTGTAGAAATTAGACCATTTTTAATTGAAATGGATAAAAAAGCCAATAAAATGTTTACCAAATGGGCCAATTTTATCATCACAAAAACGGATTCAAGACCAACATGGTTAAAATTCTTTAACCTATATTTGTTTGTGGCGATATGGATAATTTCACCAATTGTATATATATTGCACCTTTTTTCAATTCCATTTAAAACTAACCAAATTAAGAAAGAAAAAACTTACTTTAAAGGAGTTTAA